The Cloacibacillus sp. genomic interval GTGTTCGCGCCTATCCTGGTCTCACCGAACGTTGCTCTGTCAACGGCAGTGCAGGCGCCTATTTCCACGCCCTTTTCAAGATGGACGATGCCTATCTGCGGTATCTTCACCATTCCGGCCTTGGGGTCGGGCAAGAAACCGAAACCGTCGCAGCCAATCACGGCGTTTGCGTGTATGACGCAGCCGTCCTCGATCTTTGTGTGGTGATAGATGACGGCGCCCGGCTCCACAACGACGCCCGCGCCAATTTCAGAGAAGGAGTCAACAAGCGCATTTTCCATAATGATAGTATTATCACCGATAACCGTGTTTTCTTTTACAACGGCACCGTCTCCGATAAAGATATTTTCGCCGAGCTTCGCGCTGTCAGCTACGCTGGCTCTTTTTGAAATGCCGGAGATGGGCTCCGGTTTGTCGTCAAAATATCTGAGCAACGGCACTATAGCAGTCCTGGGTTCGCCAACCTCGACGCCTGACACGCCGTCGGGCAGTCCGCCCTTCTGCGTGAAGACTATCATCTCTTTTGTGATGAGCGCGACATATTTTTTTTCCCAAAGAGGCGCAATGCCGCCCGGCTGATACTTTCCGGGGTCGCAGACGAGCGATACCTGCGTATCGCCGCAGCCCTTATACTCGCCTCCCGTAAGTTCAGCGATCTCTTTCAGCGTAATCACTTTTTTAATTTTACTCAATCCTCTCAGGGTTATTAAAGATTCCCTAATAATTTAAGGCATATTCTGTCTTCGTCGCGTTCGTCGTATTCAACCTCAAAAGATATATATTCCGTCGCCTTCCACCCAAGAGCTCCGTTGAACATTCCGTCCTCGCGCACTCTGAGCCATACGTAGGGCTTATGGAGCTGCGGATCCATTGTAAGCCGACCCCACCATTTGTCGTCCTTAGTATCCCATTCGCCGCCGAGCCACAGATTTCTGATAGAACGCCACCTGACGCCGAAACGTCCGTTGATATTCCACTCCTGAAGTCCCAAAATGCCCTCCGCATAAGCTTCGACGTCGAAGTTCGGCGTTATCGGGACCTTGCGCCCCACATGAATGCCCAGTTCCGCCGACCGGTCGGAGGTGCCAGCGTAGACCGCGGCCCACGCGGCTATCGTATAATACCGGCTCTCTACGTTCACATTGAGCTTTGATATCTGCGACGCCTGAAAATCGGCTTCCGCGTACGACGACGACCGCTCTGTGACCCTTTGGTCGTTTACATAATCTTCGGCCCATTTTTTCATCTCCGCCGAATGACGCGCCGCCCATTTGACCGGCACGCCAATGAACGGGGCAAACTGCCCCATCAGCCCTTCGCGTATCTCCCCGTGCAGCAGCGTAGGAAGCGAGTTTGAGACGAGGACCGG includes:
- the lpxD gene encoding UDP-3-O-(3-hydroxymyristoyl)glucosamine N-acyltransferase, with the protein product MSKIKKVITLKEIAELTGGEYKGCGDTQVSLVCDPGKYQPGGIAPLWEKKYVALITKEMIVFTQKGGLPDGVSGVEVGEPRTAIVPLLRYFDDKPEPISGISKRASVADSAKLGENIFIGDGAVVKENTVIGDNTIIMENALVDSFSEIGAGVVVEPGAVIYHHTKIEDGCVIHANAVIGCDGFGFLPDPKAGMVKIPQIGIVHLEKGVEIGACTAVDRATFGETRIGANTKIDSHVKIGHNCQIGAYTIVVAQSGVAGSSKIGSGVILAAQSGVSNHATIGDKCTVGGRGGVAADLPAGSIVSGFPAQEHKKELRQQVYIRQLPDLARSVKELNKRVELLEKSDEDIK